The Entelurus aequoreus isolate RoL-2023_Sb linkage group LG03, RoL_Eaeq_v1.1, whole genome shotgun sequence genome contains the following window.
ttcccaaacctttactgggtgttgttaaaaggaaaggccatgtaacacactggtaaaaatgctttttttgcaatgtgttgctgccattaaattctaagttcatgattatttgcaaaaaagaatgaagtttctcagtgtgaacatgaaatatcttgtctttgcagtctattcaattgaatagaagttgaaaaggatttgttgtattctctttttatttaccatttacacaacgtgacaacttcactacttgattttaattgtttttgtctTTGCATTTTCTGCAgaatgtttttgtaaagtttattTTGGACTCAAACAGAACACTTTCAGGCTTTGAggtgagtaaaaaaaaagtaaatatgtgCAAGGAAGATTGTTTTGTTCCTTTTCTTCAAGTCGTGTGCAGATTGGAAGAGTAATCCCTATGAGGGGTCAGAGgtcatgatgatgaggatgatgaagaGGGTTCATGTTTTCCTTGTTTCATGCAGTAAACgtgaggggggcggggtttgcgTCGATGTCGCCAGGTAGTCCCCGCCCCCTGCAGGAGTCTTCACTCCCATTTGAGGAAGCTGTTATTGCTGGACATCAAGCCGCTGAAGTAGCTCCGCCCGAAGCCGTCGTCGTTGCCCTGATGGTAGCGCAGGCGCAGCGTGTTGCGGATGAGCAGGCGCTCCACCACGAAGGAGGCGCAGAAGCACGGCAGCGCGTACTCGGCCGTGATCAGGCCCAGGAAGTTGTAGCGGAAGGCGGAGTAGTCCCAGGGGCAGGCGTGGAACTGGCGCAGCAGCAGCCCCGTGCTCAGCTCCCACATGTACGTCCACAGCGTGTAGATGAGGCAGCGCACCAACACGTGGCAGTGCCCGCGCAGGTACAGGTACATGCGCTCCATCGCCAGGATGCACGTGCCGTAGACGAAGAGCGTCCACAGGCTCGTCACGCCCGGGAACTTCCACTCGGAGTGCACGGCGAACTCCCACGCCGCCGTGAACACCACCTTGCAGAAGTAGCCGTGGATGGCGTACAGGTACCAGCGGCAGAGCACCATCAGCGGCACGGGAGGCTGCAGGATCGTGGTCGCCATGGCTCGTCACACCTTGGATCTGGAAGAGGAAAGAACGTCAACGCTCGAGTCAAATGGGACAATAACCCGCAAAATGACAGCCCTGACAAAAAAGATCGGCAATTTATCGGGAAAAATTACGGCTGATACCGCCTCTTTGACTTAATTGTTAAAGGTATCGACACTTTCATACCAAGCAAACAATACATGGATATCGTCACGACCGAATATCGGAACaacttttttatttgacattttttgacacttttattttagagattttttgacacttttaatttttgacattttttgacacttatttgacatcttttgacactttttcatttttgaaatttttcaaattttgactttttggcatttttccatattttggcctggttttgcctttttcttcccgggtCGCCTGAGTCATCCCAGGGGGATTTTTGAAATTTTCGGCATTTATCGGGAGAAGTTACAGCTGATATCGACTTTGATACCAAGCAAACAATACATGCATATCGTCACGACCGAATATCGGaacaacacttttttatttttgacattttttgacacttttttattttagacattttttgacacttttaattttgaaattttttgacacttttttattttttacattttttgacacttttttatttttgacattttttgtcACTTATTTGACATCTTTTGACACTATTTCatttttgaaatttttcaaatttttccatattttggcctggttttgcctttttcttcccgggGTCGCTTGAGTCATCccgggggtattttttttttacatttttgtcatTTGGACCATTTTCGGCTTTTTTCGGGAAAAGTTACGGCTGATACTGCCTCTTTGACTTAATTGTTAAAGGTATCAAGACTTTGATACCAAGCAAACAATACATGGATATCGTCACGACCGAATATCGGAACaacacttttttatttgacattttttgacacttttttattttagacattttttgacacttttttgaaattttttgacacttttttattttttacattttttgacacttttttttatttttgacattttttttacacttttttatttttgacatttttttcattttgaccaattttgtaatttttccacattttggccagtttttgcctttttcttcccagGTCACCTGTGAGTCATCCCGGGGGGATTTTTGAAATTTTCGGCATTTATCGGGAGAAGTTACAGCTGATATCGCCTCCAAAAGGTGGACAATTTTGActtgattgttttataaataaatgggttatacttgtatagcttttctaccttcaaggtactcaaagtgctttgacagtatttccacattcacacacaccttcacacactgatggtgggagctgccatgcaaggcgctaaccagcacccttTAGGTATCAAGACTTTGACACAAAGCAAACAATACATGGATATCTTCACGACCGAATACTGTacggcacttttttatttttgacattttttgacactttatttttgacattttttgacactttttatttttgacatttttctcattttgaccattttcgtaatttttccacatttttgcctgtttttgcctttttcttcccagGTCACCTGTGAGTCATCCCAGGgggatttttgacatttttctcattttgaccATTTTCGGCATTTATCGGGAAAAGTTACGGCTGATACCGCCTCCAAAAGGTGGACTATTTTGACTTAATTGTTTTAGGTATCAAGACTTTGACACGAAGCAAACAAGACATGAATATCGTCACGACCGAATACTGTacgacacttttttatttttgacattttttgacactttttatttttgacatttttctaatTTTGACCAGTTTCGGCATTTTTCCatattttggcctgtttttgaCTTTTTCTTACCGTGTCGCCTGTGAGTCATATGTgatg
Protein-coding sequences here:
- the LOC133646027 gene encoding transmembrane protein 229b-like; this translates as MATTILQPPVPLMVLCRWYLYAIHGYFCKVVFTAAWEFAVHSEWKFPGVTSLWTLFVYGTCILAMERMYLYLRGHCHVLVRCLIYTLWTYMWELSTGLLLRQFHACPWDYSAFRYNFLGLITAEYALPCFCASFVVERLLIRNTLRLRYHQGNDDGFGRSYFSGLMSSNNSFLKWE